A region from the Thermoplasmatales archaeon genome encodes:
- a CDS encoding putative nucleotidyltransferase, whose protein sequence is MKTIAVENTVYAKLLKLKSTVNRIRGTSVTFSKLLEEAIRRPLGPLLIDSTLMAAVRHLIEQLSQHNSIHGVILFGSVAKGISHAYSDVDLFILAERTDSETFDYVEKSARRTEIEFFDRLAGNKLPAYFAPFMCSLEEVGFVRPIFFDIADSGIILFDRNLVASDFVDRYTSLPHSRKFTENGEVLTW, encoded by the coding sequence ATGAAGACCATTGCTGTAGAGAACACAGTTTATGCAAAACTGCTGAAACTGAAATCTACTGTAAATCGCATTAGGGGTACGTCCGTGACCTTCAGCAAATTATTGGAGGAGGCAATTCGTAGACCTCTTGGGCCACTTTTGATTGATAGTACCTTGATGGCCGCCGTCAGGCACCTCATCGAGCAGCTCTCACAGCATAATAGTATCCACGGTGTCATACTATTTGGGTCCGTTGCTAAAGGTATTTCTCACGCTTACAGCGATGTTGATCTCTTCATCTTAGCAGAAAGAACCGATTCAGAGACTTTCGATTACGTTGAGAAGTCTGCCAGGCGAACAGAAATAGAATTTTTTGACCGCCTCGCAGGCAATAAACTTCCGGCATATTTTGCCCCATTTATGTGCAGCCTGGAAGAAGTTGGTTTCGTTAGACCAATATTCTTTGATATTGCCGATAGCGGAATAATCTTATTTGATCGCAATTTGGTTGCCTCTGATTTTGTTGACAGATATACTTCACTCCCCCACAGCAGGAAATTTACTGAAAACGGAGAGGTGCTAACATGGTAA
- a CDS encoding glycogen synthase, Corynebacterium family — translation MKAIATNKKKVEVYYWSRFDSDKKLAGGDIRALYMLPEMAKISKNEVMIVRPDHVLSQQTLNHRTLMKVAMVFALPFLLIKKSIMGENSIEFIYCTTCYAWDTLPAILTKFITGSKVICVSHDTPLQKVGFGFFRKHENMSISSSLLFTVIERLQEFLLRFVDIPIAISEFAKSFFGEDLNGDRIILSSNGVPSVVSCDEIDQQRIFDVVYVGRVIYRKNIPNLLKALSLNEFSPPLKLALISNSDEAKIKEIFDENLKSDTVKTVVYHEASEEEKYKVLKKSKISINISNDENFSISTIESASCGTALILSDSDFFREIYNDSAIYVQSDDPVQIRNALDLLLNDVNLLKVMQARAVKIAENYKYENVATKEYGYILDRMSENGG, via the coding sequence TTGAAAGCTATTGCTACTAACAAAAAGAAGGTCGAAGTATATTATTGGTCTCGGTTTGATTCTGACAAGAAATTGGCAGGTGGGGATATCAGGGCATTATATATGCTACCTGAAATGGCCAAGATCAGCAAAAATGAAGTCATGATAGTAAGACCGGATCATGTTCTTTCTCAACAAACGTTGAATCATAGGACGCTAATGAAGGTGGCAATGGTCTTCGCCCTACCATTCTTGCTGATTAAGAAAAGCATAATGGGAGAGAACAGCATAGAATTTATCTATTGCACAACATGTTATGCGTGGGATACCCTACCTGCAATTTTGACTAAATTTATTACAGGATCAAAGGTGATATGTGTATCCCATGATACTCCTTTGCAGAAAGTAGGGTTTGGGTTTTTTCGGAAACATGAAAATATGTCCATCTCCAGTTCTTTGCTGTTTACAGTCATAGAAAGACTTCAGGAGTTTCTATTAAGGTTTGTTGACATTCCAATAGCCATTTCTGAATTTGCAAAGTCATTTTTCGGTGAGGATCTCAACGGTGACAGGATTATCCTATCTTCTAATGGGGTCCCTTCTGTTGTGTCGTGCGATGAAATAGATCAGCAACGCATTTTCGATGTGGTTTACGTGGGGAGAGTAATATATAGGAAGAATATTCCAAATTTGCTTAAGGCACTATCCCTCAATGAGTTCTCCCCGCCCTTGAAATTAGCTTTAATTTCAAATTCTGATGAAGCTAAGATTAAAGAGATTTTTGATGAAAATCTAAAGTCTGACACGGTAAAAACTGTCGTTTATCATGAAGCTTCTGAAGAAGAGAAGTATAAGGTACTTAAGAAAAGCAAGATTTCTATAAATATATCGAACGATGAAAATTTTTCAATTTCTACCATAGAATCTGCATCATGTGGCACTGCATTAATTCTCTCAGATTCTGATTTTTTCAGAGAAATTTACAATGATTCAGCAATATATGTGCAATCTGACGATCCTGTGCAGATCCGGAATGCTCTGGATTTGTTGCTCAATGACGTAAACCTTTTGAAGGTGATGCAGGCAAGAGCAGTTAAAATCGCGGAAAATTATAAATACGAGAACGTTGCAACAAAAGAGTATGGTTACATTTTGGATCGTATGTCTGAGAATGGTGGGTGA
- a CDS encoding transposase/IS protein, with amino-acid sequence MDPYERVHESLITLGLDTIEHTIDNYLENARDRSVIDVLDHLLSEEVKSKRSKRYETKLKYAGFPFRKTMEEFDFSFQKSIDMSVIDDLMTLRFVHNRENLVFLGPPGVGKTHLSVALGMRALQSDVSTYYISAVKLVQSLRKEYLRDRLNILLRSYSRYALMIVDEIGYLPLNREESNLMFQLVSHRYEKSSTIFTSNKSFSEWGEVMGDQVMASAILDRILHHCTVLNIKGESYRLKDRRKGNPPPYKEK; translated from the coding sequence ATGGATCCATACGAAAGAGTGCATGAGAGCCTAATCACCCTAGGACTGGACACCATTGAGCATACCATTGACAATTATCTGGAAAACGCGAGGGACAGGAGTGTCATCGATGTCCTGGACCACCTCCTTTCTGAGGAGGTGAAGAGCAAGCGATCAAAGAGATATGAGACGAAGCTGAAGTATGCAGGTTTTCCCTTCAGGAAAACAATGGAAGAGTTCGATTTCTCCTTCCAGAAATCCATTGACATGTCAGTGATTGATGATCTCATGACCCTCAGGTTTGTGCACAACAGGGAGAACCTCGTATTTCTGGGTCCACCGGGTGTCGGCAAGACACACCTGTCGGTTGCACTGGGAATGAGGGCACTCCAGTCCGATGTTTCCACATATTATATCTCTGCTGTAAAGCTGGTGCAGTCCCTCAGGAAGGAATACCTGAGAGACAGGCTGAACATTCTTCTCCGCAGTTATTCGAGATACGCGCTCATGATAGTGGATGAGATCGGCTATCTCCCGCTGAATCGTGAGGAGAGCAATCTCATGTTCCAGCTTGTCTCACACAGGTATGAGAAATCGTCCACTATCTTCACCTCGAACAAGTCTTTCTCTGAATGGGGTGAAGTCATGGGAGATCAGGTGATGGCTTCGGCCATCCTTGACAGGATACTGCATCACTGCACGGTGTTGAACATCAAAGGTGAGTCTTACAGGCTAAAGGACAGGCGGAAGGGCAATCCTCCGCCGTATAAGGAGAAGTGA
- a CDS encoding putative transposase OrfB, translating into MLLKNIHESKMMVIEDLKSTMSLRNISRISGISLSGYYYKPKEKHIQRLDSSTKERIKEITSERPTYGYRRVWAILRNHGTRVNQKTVRKVLNESNLSLPASKHRGRTKSRNLYTPTAPDQLWETDITYIPTESGMTYLMCIKDCFTKEWQGYHKIRGECRPYGT; encoded by the coding sequence ATGCTTTTAAAAAACATTCATGAGAGCAAAATGATGGTCATTGAAGATCTGAAATCCACGATGTCCCTGAGGAATATCTCAAGAATATCAGGAATCTCTCTATCCGGATATTATTACAAACCTAAGGAGAAGCACATTCAGAGGCTTGATTCTTCTACAAAGGAAAGGATCAAGGAGATTACCTCTGAAAGGCCAACATACGGATACAGGAGAGTGTGGGCAATACTGAGGAATCATGGAACGAGGGTGAACCAGAAGACTGTCAGGAAAGTGCTGAATGAGAGCAATCTAAGCCTTCCTGCATCGAAGCACAGAGGAAGAACAAAGTCCAGGAATCTTTACACGCCCACTGCACCTGATCAGCTCTGGGAAACGGATATAACCTATATTCCAACAGAATCAGGAATGACGTACCTGATGTGCATAAAGGACTGCTTCACGAAAGAATGGCAGGGATACCATAAGATCCGTGGAGAATGCCGTCCTTATGGCACTTGA
- a CDS encoding Glycosyl transferase family 2 gives MENDNLPYLSVIITAYNRKEFLLNAIKSAVNQTLEKKNYEIIVIKNFQDDMIDNYIVKNNIKGIISNDNSLGGKLIEALNVATGDIISFLEDDDLFFENKLDIVYNEFKKDNNVVYYHNLSVPINRNGKAININSVNISIDSNMSSISIRKSIVKFNRANIINILMAPDILMYLYALESNKKIIKGKEKLTHHMFHNSASNIVSSNFEEYRKFVFTSSDLVLNNFVFFKSLVHSKKSINYLNSRITHVQIQKYIFGANEVPSKLINYVINSSGSRLGSLKYRVAFFLSCILIKVYPRSRKYISNNVWNIHSKRANEII, from the coding sequence ATGGAAAATGATAATTTACCATATTTAAGTGTTATAATCACTGCATATAATAGAAAAGAATTTTTATTGAATGCTATAAAAAGTGCTGTTAACCAAACGTTGGAGAAAAAAAATTATGAGATAATAGTTATAAAAAATTTTCAAGATGATATGATAGATAATTACATAGTAAAAAATAATATTAAAGGTATAATAAGTAATGATAATTCACTCGGTGGAAAACTGATTGAGGCATTGAATGTCGCAACTGGGGACATAATATCATTTTTAGAAGATGATGATTTATTTTTTGAAAACAAACTGGATATTGTCTATAATGAATTTAAAAAAGATAATAATGTTGTTTATTATCATAATTTGTCTGTACCTATTAATAGAAATGGAAAAGCAATAAATATCAACAGTGTGAATATTTCTATAGACTCTAATATGTCATCTATTTCAATAAGAAAATCTATTGTAAAATTCAATAGAGCGAATATAATTAATATATTAATGGCTCCCGATATATTAATGTATTTATATGCATTAGAATCGAATAAAAAAATAATAAAAGGAAAAGAAAAATTGACTCATCATATGTTTCATAATAGCGCCTCAAATATTGTATCGAGTAATTTTGAAGAATATAGAAAATTTGTCTTCACTAGTTCAGATTTAGTTTTAAATAACTTCGTATTTTTTAAAAGCTTAGTTCATTCCAAAAAATCCATTAATTACCTGAATTCGCGAATAACACATGTGCAAATACAAAAGTATATATTTGGGGCAAACGAAGTCCCGAGCAAATTAATAAATTATGTAATAAACAGCTCAGGTAGTCGGTTAGGTAGTTTAAAATATAGAGTTGCATTCTTTTTATCATGTATATTAATTAAGGTTTACCCCAGGTCTCGTAAATACATCAGTAATAACGTATGGAATATCCATAGTAAACGGGCTAATGAGATAATTTAG
- a CDS encoding putative transposase OrfB, which yields MYVKINGRFFYLLIFIDKYSRYIVHHSLLKSMDADSASLEAQNAIDNMRKESLAEPVIQSDNGSSFIAMEFGLVLRRTISHRN from the coding sequence ATGTACGTCAAAATAAATGGAAGATTCTTCTATCTTCTGATTTTCATAGACAAGTATTCCAGGTACATAGTCCATCATTCACTGCTGAAATCCATGGATGCAGATTCCGCGTCTCTGGAAGCGCAGAATGCCATCGACAACATGAGGAAGGAATCACTCGCAGAGCCAGTGATACAGAGCGACAATGGCTCATCATTCATCGCCATGGAGTTCGGGCTTGTCCTGAGGAGAACCATCTCACACAGAAATTAA
- a CDS encoding putative transposase OrfB, which yields MALDRSVPEGLVLRTDNGPQYISHEFRNAMKLLGIKPEYIQKHIPEDNGDIESFRNSIKTDYI from the coding sequence ATGGCACTTGATAGATCTGTTCCAGAAGGCCTGGTACTGAGGACAGATAACGGTCCACAGTACATATCACACGAGTTCAGGAATGCCATGAAATTACTTGGAATCAAGCCGGAATATATCCAGAAGCATATTCCGGAGGATAATGGAGATATTGAGTCGTTCCGTAATTCAATCAAGACAGACTATATCTAG
- a CDS encoding DNA binding domain, excisionase family — MLEQEGWYMIRSLKDQGLSISEIARRLGISRTTVRKYLKSGKVLQYHRDPAGSMIKSFLPLVREMIDRHNLSAVRIYEELKKKGFKGSYSLVKQYSRPMRNDRKILAVYRYETDPGKQSQVDFGEFGYIEIDGKRRKLYAFSMILGFSRMRYAEFTTDISTHNVIRLHLNAFRYFGGYTDAILYDNMKQVVLDRKLKTSDSTFNGEFMSFSEYYGIIVRLCYPYRPQTKGKIENTIKYLRYNFWAGRTFESLPDINARCDEWLQKVNSQTHGTTHEIPQERLRKEQLNPLDSVQAYPIRIEEIRKISRDCYISYKGNRYSVPWIHAGRVARVIESSTLKIRVDSRTVAEHDILPGTGRISRKKEHFEGLLKAIREQNIENFQTRVEKRDLSEYEGVM, encoded by the coding sequence TTGCTTGAACAGGAGGGATGGTACATGATAAGGAGCTTGAAGGATCAGGGACTTTCGATCAGCGAGATCGCCAGGAGGCTGGGGATAAGCAGGACAACAGTGAGGAAGTATCTCAAATCGGGTAAGGTACTGCAATATCACAGGGATCCTGCAGGCTCCATGATCAAGTCATTCCTGCCGCTGGTGAGGGAGATGATAGATCGGCACAACCTCTCAGCCGTCAGGATATATGAGGAACTTAAGAAGAAAGGCTTCAAAGGATCATATTCCCTCGTGAAACAGTACAGCAGGCCTATGCGTAATGACAGGAAGATCCTTGCAGTCTACCGTTACGAGACGGATCCAGGAAAACAATCACAGGTGGATTTCGGAGAATTCGGATACATCGAAATTGATGGGAAAAGAAGGAAGCTGTATGCATTCAGCATGATCCTTGGATTTTCCAGGATGAGATATGCCGAATTCACTACAGATATCTCAACCCACAATGTGATCAGGCTGCATCTCAATGCCTTCCGCTACTTCGGAGGATACACTGATGCAATCCTTTATGACAATATGAAACAGGTTGTCCTTGACAGGAAGCTGAAGACCTCAGATTCTACGTTCAACGGCGAATTCATGAGCTTCTCCGAGTACTATGGCATCATTGTAAGGCTCTGTTATCCCTATCGTCCCCAGACAAAGGGCAAGATCGAGAACACCATCAAGTATCTCAGATACAACTTCTGGGCAGGCAGGACATTTGAGTCTCTCCCGGATATTAATGCCCGGTGCGATGAATGGCTTCAGAAGGTCAATTCCCAGACCCATGGCACCACGCATGAAATCCCGCAGGAAAGGCTGAGGAAGGAGCAGCTCAATCCACTGGATTCAGTGCAGGCCTACCCCATAAGGATAGAGGAGATAAGGAAGATATCAAGGGACTGCTACATCTCGTACAAGGGTAACAGATATTCAGTTCCCTGGATACATGCAGGCAGGGTGGCCAGGGTCATAGAATCATCGACCCTGAAGATACGGGTTGATTCCCGGACCGTGGCGGAACATGATATTCTCCCCGGAACTGGTAGGATATCAAGGAAGAAGGAGCATTTTGAGGGCCTTCTCAAAGCGATCAGGGAACAGAACATCGAGAACTTCCAGACAAGGGTTGAGAAGCGTGATCTCTCAGAATATGAGGGCGTGATGTGA
- a CDS encoding Glycosyl transferases group 1, whose product MLSNFHDLCYVIADVFYDSAHLKILKEIADKFGVSERLIFTGEINKDVKNFLLQLAVFYLLHNHEMFGITTGEAMVQEIAV is encoded by the coding sequence GTGCTTTCAAATTTTCATGATTTGTGCTACGTTATAGCAGACGTTTTCTATGACAGTGCCCATTTAAAGATATTGAAAGAAATCGCAGATAAATTTGGTGTTTCTGAGCGATTAATATTTACAGGAGAGATAAACAAAGATGTAAAGAACTTCCTGCTTCAACTTGCCGTTTTCTATTTGTTGCACAACCATGAAATGTTTGGAATTACAACGGGGGAAGCAATGGTCCAAGAGATAGCGGTCTAG
- a CDS encoding Transposase — translation MGEKRAYKAEEKLRIVLEGMSGTISVADLCRKYDVKPARFYYWKDQLINSASEIFENRDRKVDEDRIRSEKDQEILRLKDVIAEIAQENLEIKKKYGSIFQRRERT, via the coding sequence ATGGGAGAGAAGAGAGCATACAAAGCTGAAGAAAAGTTGAGGATAGTCCTTGAAGGAATGAGCGGAACCATCTCAGTGGCGGATCTGTGCAGGAAGTATGACGTCAAGCCTGCACGGTTCTACTACTGGAAGGATCAGCTCATTAACAGCGCCTCTGAGATATTTGAGAACAGGGACAGAAAAGTCGATGAAGACCGCATAAGGTCCGAAAAGGATCAGGAGATCCTGAGGCTTAAGGATGTCATTGCTGAGATCGCGCAGGAGAACCTGGAGATCAAAAAAAAGTATGGAAGCATCTTTCAGAGGAGGGAACGGACATGA
- a CDS encoding bifunctional 3-demethylubiquinone-9 3-methyltransferase/ 2-octaprenyl-6-hydroxy phenol methylase: MKEEKYQLASRAFVGCPICGNHAIKIYTAFPGYVVNTKYDIYKCNQCITQFIVAPDTPEEIYNAIYSLDCVPGYDRYKKYANEIIRYSDPFKYLSKQESAYHFIYDFLEKANVKLRRILEIGSGLGYLTYALNKAGYSATGIDISNSSVDKAINRFGNYYKHSDLKDLRQNTTDEASKFDLIIATELIEHVVNPVELIKECIPLLKSGGFILLTTPNYYVEKRIWQTDPPPIHRFWFSRRSFEVIAGVLDLNLSFLTDNYPNLLTTSLGSKSTPVSLPHPILCENLRDCCITIRNHNHPFIHRLMYIEKIKLIINFFLKHFIRNTDNLGVALQLSPPPKQ; the protein is encoded by the coding sequence TTGAAAGAAGAAAAATACCAGCTAGCATCACGTGCATTTGTCGGTTGTCCTATATGTGGAAATCACGCAATTAAAATATACACTGCTTTTCCTGGATACGTTGTTAACACTAAATATGATATTTATAAATGTAATCAGTGCATTACTCAATTTATAGTAGCACCTGATACTCCCGAAGAAATATATAATGCTATTTATTCATTAGATTGTGTACCGGGTTATGACAGATATAAAAAATATGCAAATGAAATAATAAGATATTCAGATCCATTTAAGTATCTATCTAAGCAAGAATCAGCATATCATTTTATTTACGATTTCTTAGAAAAAGCGAATGTAAAATTACGTAGAATTCTAGAAATAGGTTCAGGTCTTGGTTATTTGACTTACGCGTTGAACAAAGCCGGCTACTCAGCAACAGGAATAGATATTTCAAACTCTAGCGTTGACAAAGCTATAAATAGATTTGGTAATTATTATAAACATTCAGACTTGAAAGACCTAAGACAAAATACCACTGACGAAGCCTCAAAATTTGATTTAATTATTGCGACAGAATTAATAGAGCACGTTGTTAATCCGGTAGAACTGATTAAAGAATGCATTCCCTTGTTAAAAAGCGGGGGTTTTATTCTGTTAACCACTCCGAATTATTACGTAGAAAAACGGATATGGCAGACGGATCCCCCACCGATACACAGGTTTTGGTTTAGCAGAAGAAGTTTTGAAGTAATTGCGGGTGTTCTTGATTTAAATTTATCATTTTTAACTGATAACTATCCAAACCTTTTAACAACTTCCCTAGGTTCTAAATCTACACCGGTTTCATTACCTCATCCTATTTTATGTGAGAATTTGCGTGATTGTTGTATCACAATTAGAAATCATAACCATCCTTTTATTCACAGACTTATGTATATTGAGAAAATAAAACTTATAATTAATTTTTTTCTCAAGCATTTTATCCGCAACACAGATAATTTGGGAGTTGCATTACAACTATCCCCCCCACCTAAACAGTGA
- a CDS encoding Transposase, with protein MNSKHSTDEKLQIVMESLIDYVSQAEICRRHGIYPVQLIRWEEQFIQGGKTALAQRRSSDSRDEEIADLKKIIGDQSLVIDAFKKHS; from the coding sequence ATGAATTCAAAACATTCAACGGACGAGAAACTCCAGATTGTTATGGAATCTTTAATAGATTATGTTTCACAGGCAGAGATATGCCGCAGGCATGGCATATACCCTGTGCAGTTGATCAGGTGGGAGGAACAGTTCATACAGGGCGGAAAGACAGCACTGGCTCAGAGAAGGAGTTCCGACAGCAGAGACGAAGAGATCGCGGACCTGAAGAAGATCATTGGAGATCAGAGCCTGGTCATAGATGCTTTTAAAAAACATTCATGA